A genome region from Micromonospora inyonensis includes the following:
- a CDS encoding ABC transporter ATP-binding protein: MSGRDSRAEGLQGVDLRLGYHGATVVHDAAITLRPGVVTALVGPNGSGKSTLLRGLARLHPLEHGEVQLADGTAARALTAREFARRVTLLAQSRPTPSGVTVRDVVGYGRHPYRGRWRAGDPDGPAMVDRAMATTGVTAMADRPVDELSGGELQRVWLATCLAQDTGVLLLDEPTTFLDLRYQVEILDLMRDLADDDNVAVGVVLHDLNQAAAVADQVVLLHGGRVRATGAPSDVLTEEALTETYGIRIEVTVDPIDGHLSTRPVGRHSIRALA; the protein is encoded by the coding sequence ATGAGTGGTCGGGACAGTCGCGCCGAGGGGCTGCAGGGCGTCGATCTGCGTCTGGGCTACCACGGTGCGACCGTGGTCCACGACGCCGCCATCACGTTGCGCCCCGGGGTCGTGACGGCCCTGGTCGGTCCGAACGGCAGTGGCAAGTCGACGCTGCTGCGCGGGCTGGCCCGGCTGCACCCGCTGGAGCATGGCGAGGTGCAGCTCGCCGACGGCACCGCGGCCCGGGCGCTCACCGCCCGTGAGTTCGCCCGCCGGGTCACCCTGCTGGCCCAGAGCCGCCCCACCCCCAGCGGCGTCACCGTCCGCGACGTGGTCGGCTACGGCCGGCACCCGTACCGGGGACGTTGGCGCGCCGGCGACCCCGACGGCCCGGCCATGGTGGACCGGGCCATGGCGACAACCGGCGTGACCGCGATGGCGGACCGGCCGGTCGACGAACTCTCCGGCGGGGAGTTGCAGCGGGTCTGGCTGGCCACCTGCCTGGCCCAGGACACCGGCGTGCTGCTGCTCGACGAGCCGACCACCTTCCTCGACCTGCGCTACCAGGTCGAGATCCTCGACCTGATGCGGGACCTCGCCGACGACGACAACGTCGCGGTCGGCGTCGTCCTGCACGACCTGAACCAGGCTGCCGCCGTCGCCGACCAGGTGGTGCTCCTGCACGGCGGGCGCGTCCGGGCCACCGGCGCGCCGAGCGACGTCCTCACCGAGGAGGCCCTGACCGAGACGTACGGCATCCGCATCGAGGTGACCGTCGACCCGATCGACGGTCACCTCTCCACCCGACCCGTCGGCCGGCACTCGATCCGGGCCCTCGCCTGA
- the gabT gene encoding 4-aminobutyrate--2-oxoglutarate transaminase: MHDPLPQTRHLATAIPGPRSRELMARKTGAVAAGVGTTMPVFATRAAGGIIEDVDGNRLIDLGSGIAVTTVGSSAPRVVTAVTEQVAAFTHTCFMVTPYESYVAVAEALNRLTPGAHPKRTALFNSGAEAVENAVKIARSHTRRNAVVVFDHAYHGRTNLTMAMTAKSMPYKHGFGPFAPEVYRAPSSYPFRDTAPDGGGDGAAAAARAITSIEKHIGAKNLAAMVIEPIQGEGGFIEPAPGFLPALAVWCREHGVVFVADEVQTGFARTGDMFACDYEGVVPDLIVTAKGIAGGLPLSAVTGRAEIMDAPHTGGLGGTYGGNPLACAAALAALATIEEDGLIARAREIEGLMKPRLHVLRQKDDRLGDVRGRGAMIAVELVRPGSTEPDPTLAAAVAQSAHRAGVIVLTCGTYGNVLRFLPPLAISDALLGEALDVLESTLTTVPR, encoded by the coding sequence ATGCACGATCCGCTGCCCCAGACCCGCCACCTCGCCACCGCGATCCCCGGTCCGCGCTCCCGGGAACTCATGGCCCGCAAGACCGGCGCCGTCGCTGCCGGCGTCGGTACGACGATGCCGGTCTTCGCCACCCGCGCGGCCGGCGGGATCATCGAGGACGTCGACGGCAACCGGCTCATCGACCTCGGCTCCGGCATCGCGGTCACGACGGTGGGCAGCAGCGCGCCACGGGTGGTCACCGCAGTGACCGAGCAGGTCGCGGCCTTCACGCACACCTGCTTCATGGTCACCCCCTACGAGTCCTACGTCGCGGTCGCCGAAGCGCTCAACCGGCTCACCCCGGGAGCCCACCCGAAGCGGACCGCGCTGTTCAACTCCGGCGCCGAGGCGGTCGAGAACGCCGTCAAGATCGCCCGCTCCCACACCCGCCGCAACGCGGTGGTCGTCTTCGACCACGCCTACCACGGCCGCACCAACCTCACGATGGCGATGACGGCGAAAAGCATGCCGTACAAGCACGGCTTCGGCCCGTTCGCGCCCGAGGTCTACCGGGCACCATCGTCCTACCCCTTCCGTGACACCGCCCCAGACGGCGGTGGTGACGGCGCCGCAGCGGCTGCCCGAGCGATCACCAGCATCGAGAAGCACATCGGTGCGAAGAACCTCGCGGCCATGGTGATCGAGCCGATCCAGGGCGAGGGCGGATTCATCGAGCCGGCGCCCGGCTTCCTGCCGGCGCTCGCCGTGTGGTGCCGCGAGCACGGCGTGGTGTTCGTGGCCGATGAGGTGCAGACCGGATTCGCCCGTACTGGTGACATGTTCGCCTGCGACTACGAGGGCGTCGTCCCGGACCTGATCGTCACCGCCAAGGGCATCGCTGGCGGCCTGCCGCTGAGCGCGGTCACCGGCCGCGCCGAGATCATGGACGCCCCGCACACCGGCGGCCTCGGCGGCACGTACGGCGGCAACCCGCTCGCCTGCGCCGCCGCCCTCGCGGCTCTCGCCACCATCGAGGAGGACGGCCTGATCGCCCGGGCCCGCGAGATCGAGGGCCTGATGAAGCCCCGGCTGCATGTCCTGCGACAGAAGGACGACCGTCTCGGCGACGTTCGTGGCCGCGGCGCGATGATCGCGGTCGAACTGGTCCGCCCCGGCTCCACCGAGCCCGATCCCACGCTGGCCGCCGCAGTCGCCCAGTCCGCGCACCGCGCCGGGGTGATCGTGCTGACCTGCGGCACCTACGGCAACGTGCTGCGCTTCCTGCCGCCGCTCGCCATCTCCGACGCCCTGCTGGGCGAGGCGCTCGACGTGCTGGAGTCCACCTTGACCACGGTGCCGAGGTGA
- a CDS encoding LysR family transcriptional regulator: protein MDLRHLRYFVAVCDEGTVSAAADAVHVAQPSLSRQLRQLEDELGVALFRRASGRLTPSPAGLALLPQARDLLARWDSFRTSATLHAEGRLDRLTIAAPSVTMTDIVAPFVATLGPDSPTTDVLGADGTEPAALLARGTDLVVTSTSPGPPFRALRIAELPVWAQLRRDHPLASREVLPIESLLDSSIVLPPPATNARAVWDNAVQLAGLSFSGVIEAASSTIAQAHAAAGRGIAVASDDPRFDLVAIPLVHGAPARRLLVRLIAVWDGRHPAAAILKETAERLRDFTHLRYGAPE from the coding sequence TTGGACCTGCGGCATCTGAGGTACTTCGTCGCGGTCTGCGACGAAGGGACCGTGAGCGCCGCAGCCGACGCCGTCCATGTCGCGCAACCAAGCTTGTCGCGACAGCTTCGCCAACTCGAAGACGAGCTTGGGGTCGCGCTGTTTCGTCGCGCCTCCGGGCGGCTGACGCCATCCCCGGCCGGACTGGCCCTCCTTCCTCAGGCTCGCGATCTACTCGCGCGTTGGGACTCTTTCCGGACGTCAGCGACGCTCCACGCCGAGGGTCGGCTGGACCGCCTGACGATCGCGGCGCCGTCGGTGACGATGACCGACATCGTCGCTCCGTTCGTCGCCACCCTGGGTCCCGATAGCCCAACGACGGACGTCCTCGGCGCCGACGGTACGGAGCCGGCAGCCCTTTTGGCGCGGGGAACTGATCTGGTGGTCACCAGCACGAGTCCGGGCCCACCGTTCCGCGCGCTCCGGATCGCGGAGCTACCGGTGTGGGCGCAGCTCCGCCGCGACCATCCCTTGGCCTCCCGCGAGGTGTTGCCCATCGAGTCCCTGCTCGACAGCAGCATCGTGCTGCCGCCACCGGCGACGAACGCTCGGGCGGTCTGGGACAACGCCGTTCAGCTCGCGGGCCTGTCGTTCTCCGGGGTGATCGAGGCAGCCAGCAGCACCATCGCGCAGGCCCACGCTGCTGCTGGACGCGGGATAGCGGTTGCCTCCGACGACCCGCGGTTCGACCTCGTTGCGATACCACTCGTCCACGGCGCCCCGGCGCGACGGTTGCTTGTCCGCCTCATCGCCGTCTGGGACGGGCGGCATCCTGCGGCAGCGATCCTGAAAGAGACCGCCGAGCGGCTCCGCGACTTCACCCACCTGCGCTACGGGGCACCCGAATGA